In the Quercus lobata isolate SW786 chromosome 5, ValleyOak3.0 Primary Assembly, whole genome shotgun sequence genome, one interval contains:
- the LOC115990894 gene encoding uncharacterized protein LOC115990894 has translation MSLLSWNCRGLGNLRTVKALEKVVNKEEPKIVFLMETKSKREWLEKVKDRCKMKHGLIVSSDGSTGGLALLWKEGITVKIKTYSQDHIDAWIEGGWDGGSWHFTGFYGNSDTAQRPESWAKLKSLKGTSSVPWLAIGDFNEITGLTEKEGGRARPRRQMENFVDAINYCGFREVDFIGPKYTWWYHRADGMHIRERLDRALANKDWMDLFPAAKLYHLSSSASDHSPLSLHLVPKRKKKKIRKSFRFESMWLKDSRCEEIVKAAWEMGEHSGAEGVLKSCLEHCRHDLETWNKEEFRHVGRKISELQQKLEWLELQPSSFGMIGELRTTRANLNSWLEKEDEMWRQRSRLN, from the coding sequence ATGAGTCTCTTAAGCtggaactgccgggggcttgggaacctccGGACAGTTAAAGCCTTGGAAAAGGTGGTGAATAAGGAAGAGCCCAAGATTGTGTTTTTGATGGAGACAAAGTCGAAAAGGGAATGGTTAGAGAAAGTAAAGGATCGATGTAAGATGAAACATGGTTTAATTGTGTCTAGTGATGGAAGTACAGGTGGGTTAGCTCTGTTGTGGAAGGAAGGAATCACTGTGAAGATTAAAACATATTCTCAGGATCACATAGATGCTTGGATAGAAGGAGGATGGGATGGCGGTAGCTGGCATTTCACCGGGTTTTATGGTAATTCTGATACAGCGCAACGACCGGAGTCATGGGCCAAGTTAAAATCCCTTAAGGGAACGTCCTCGGTGCCATGGCTCGCcattggagattttaatgaaattacgGGACTCACGGAGAAAGAAGGTGGCCGTGCACGACCAAGGAGGCAGATGGAGAATTTTGTTGATGCTATAAATTACTGTGGTTTCAgggaggtggacttcattggACCGAAATACACTTGGTGGTATCATCGAGCGGATGGGATGCATATTCGGGAACGACTTGATAGAGCGTTGGCTAACAAGGATTGGATGGATTTGTTTCCAGCTGCAAAATTGTACCATCTCTCTTCATCGGCATCTGACCACTCACCACTCTCACTTCATCTTGTgccaaaaaggaagaaaaagaaaataagaaagagtTTTAGATTCGAATCGATGTGGCTGAAGGATAGTAGGTGTGAGGAGATTGTTAAAGCTGCATGGGAGATGGGGGAACATTCAGGTGCAGAGGGTGTACTGAAGAGTTGTTTGGAGCATTGCAGACATGACCTAGAGACTTGGAATAAGGAGGAGTTTAGACACGTGGGAAGGAAAATTTCTGAGCTTCAACAGAAACTGGAGTGGTTGGAATTACAGCCATCTAGTTTTGGTATGATTGGCGAGTTAAGGACCACGAGAGCTAATCTCAACAGTTGGTTAGAGAAAGAAGATGAAATGTGGAGACAGAGATCAAGATTGAACTAG